The following coding sequences lie in one Sinorhizobium fredii USDA 257 genomic window:
- a CDS encoding DNA polymerase III subunit delta': MTMERPGVLEGAVAPVENSKLFGHRDAEAFLAQSYRSGKGHHAILIEGPEGIGKATLAFRFANHVLSHPEPAQAPEHLADPVPTSIVTRQLASGASHNLLHLTRPVDEKTGRAKGAITVDEVRRAGKFFGQTSGTGNWRIVIIDPADDLNRNAANAILKILEEPPRRSLFLVLTHAPGKLLPTIRSRCLPLRLKPLEADSMRLALTHLGFEMTGPNADAIVAAASGSVSEALKLINYGGVDIAAAFEDVIRGQGPAVRKQMHKLADILSAKDGETIYDFFSSLLMGRVMRLAREAAIAGDIGRAERFARLSSSFTERLNLSDAYNLDRKQTILSLLDDLKDAL; the protein is encoded by the coding sequence ATGACGATGGAACGTCCCGGCGTGCTCGAAGGGGCAGTCGCTCCCGTCGAAAACAGCAAGCTTTTCGGCCATCGGGATGCCGAAGCCTTTCTGGCGCAGAGCTACAGGTCCGGCAAGGGTCACCATGCGATCCTCATCGAGGGTCCGGAAGGCATTGGAAAGGCGACGCTCGCCTTCCGATTCGCCAACCATGTGCTCAGCCATCCGGAACCTGCGCAGGCGCCGGAGCACCTCGCAGACCCCGTTCCGACTTCGATCGTCACGCGCCAGCTTGCCTCCGGCGCGTCGCACAACCTGTTGCATCTGACGCGCCCCGTCGATGAGAAGACGGGCAGGGCGAAAGGGGCAATTACTGTGGACGAGGTCCGGCGCGCCGGAAAGTTCTTCGGGCAGACATCGGGAACGGGGAACTGGCGCATCGTCATCATCGACCCTGCCGACGACCTCAACCGCAATGCGGCCAACGCCATTCTGAAGATTCTCGAGGAACCGCCGCGCCGCTCGCTCTTCCTGGTGCTGACGCACGCGCCGGGCAAGCTGCTGCCGACGATCCGTTCGCGTTGTCTGCCGCTGCGGCTGAAGCCGCTCGAGGCCGACTCCATGCGCCTGGCGCTCACCCATCTGGGATTCGAAATGACGGGTCCGAACGCCGATGCGATCGTTGCCGCGGCGAGCGGCAGCGTTTCGGAGGCGCTGAAGCTGATCAACTATGGCGGCGTCGATATCGCCGCCGCCTTCGAGGACGTCATTAGAGGGCAGGGGCCAGCTGTCCGCAAGCAGATGCACAAGCTTGCCGATATCCTTTCGGCGAAGGATGGCGAAACGATCTACGACTTCTTCTCGTCGCTCCTCATGGGGCGTGTGATGCGACTGGCGCGCGAGGCGGCGATTGCCGGCGACATCGGCCGCGCCGAGCGCTTTGCAAGGCTCTCCAGCAGTTTTACCGAGCGCCT
- the tmk gene encoding dTMP kinase produces MHADLEELVSPTKGLFVTFEGGEGAGKSTQMRLLADSLSARGYDVLTTREPGGSIGAEAVRHVLLSGAAEPFGIRMEAILFAAARSDHVEQVIRPALQQGRIVLCDRFMDSSRVYQGVTGNLEPGFVETLERVAVNGVTPDRTIIFDLPAEVGLERARRRSANEGPDRFEKEQLETHEKRREAFLDIAEADPERCRVVDATRPPEVIAAEVLRHVEALLPDDGEPQPSRVEAAS; encoded by the coding sequence ATGCACGCCGATCTGGAAGAACTTGTGTCGCCAACAAAGGGTTTGTTCGTAACATTCGAGGGTGGAGAAGGGGCGGGAAAGTCGACCCAGATGCGCCTTCTTGCCGATTCGCTCAGTGCCCGAGGCTATGACGTGCTGACCACCCGGGAGCCCGGTGGCTCCATCGGCGCGGAGGCGGTTCGACACGTCCTGCTGTCAGGCGCGGCGGAGCCCTTCGGCATTCGCATGGAAGCGATTCTCTTCGCGGCGGCGCGCAGCGATCATGTCGAGCAAGTCATCCGGCCCGCCTTGCAGCAGGGAAGGATCGTCCTTTGCGATCGCTTCATGGATTCCTCCCGCGTCTACCAGGGGGTCACCGGCAATCTCGAGCCGGGCTTCGTCGAAACGCTCGAGCGCGTCGCCGTCAACGGCGTCACTCCCGATCGGACGATCATCTTCGACCTGCCGGCAGAGGTCGGGCTCGAACGCGCCCGGCGCCGTTCCGCCAATGAGGGGCCTGACCGGTTCGAGAAGGAGCAGCTGGAGACGCACGAGAAACGCCGGGAGGCCTTCCTGGATATTGCCGAGGCCGATCCGGAACGGTGCCGTGTCGTCGACGCGACGCGTCCGCCGGAAGTGATCGCCGCAGAAGTGCTGAGGCACGTGGAAGCGCTGCTGCCGGACGATGGCGAACCGCAACCGTCCAGGGTGGAAGCGGCGTCATGA
- a CDS encoding D-alanyl-D-alanine carboxypeptidase family protein, translated as MRMKWFAIVGILAAIAQGEAAAQTPAFDTKAKQIYLIDAETGTVLFARGEDEPVPPASLAKLMAMEVVFEALDKGELTPETVFPVSEHAWRTGGAPSGTSTMFAAIKSQIRVADLVQGAIVHLANDACIILAEGLAGSEAAFAERMTARARELGMPVATFKNATGLPDPGNRITMRELVALSRHLREAHTDFYRLYAQPEFEWNKILQRNKNPLIAANVGVDGLATGFAEGFGFSLAASMQRGDRRVYLAMGGLETDKERTEESRRVLDWAMTNFEKRRIFSNGETIGEASVYGGAASRVSLVAAGPVDLLLPVNNPERLTARIVYKWPLAAPVAAGQQVGVVKLWNGDKLLREVPVKTAEAVEPGTLTSRALDALQELLFFWL; from the coding sequence ATGCGCATGAAGTGGTTCGCGATCGTGGGCATCCTGGCCGCGATTGCTCAGGGGGAGGCGGCGGCGCAAACGCCGGCCTTCGATACGAAGGCGAAGCAGATCTATCTCATCGACGCGGAAACCGGGACCGTGCTCTTTGCCCGCGGCGAAGATGAGCCCGTACCGCCCGCCTCGCTTGCCAAGCTGATGGCCATGGAGGTGGTCTTCGAGGCTCTGGACAAAGGGGAACTGACGCCCGAGACGGTTTTCCCGGTCTCCGAACATGCCTGGCGCACGGGCGGCGCGCCCTCCGGCACGTCCACAATGTTTGCTGCTATCAAATCCCAGATCCGCGTTGCGGACCTCGTTCAAGGTGCAATCGTTCACTTGGCGAATGACGCCTGCATCATCCTCGCCGAGGGCCTGGCCGGCAGCGAGGCTGCCTTCGCCGAGCGGATGACGGCACGTGCGCGCGAACTTGGTATGCCGGTTGCGACCTTCAAGAACGCAACCGGCCTCCCGGATCCGGGAAACAGGATCACGATGCGCGAACTCGTGGCGCTATCGCGCCATCTGCGCGAGGCGCATACGGATTTCTATCGCCTCTACGCGCAGCCGGAATTCGAATGGAACAAGATCCTGCAGCGCAACAAGAACCCGTTGATTGCCGCCAATGTCGGTGTCGACGGGCTGGCGACGGGGTTTGCGGAGGGCTTCGGCTTCTCGCTTGCCGCATCGATGCAGCGCGGCGACCGCCGGGTCTATCTGGCGATGGGCGGCCTCGAAACCGACAAGGAGCGGACGGAAGAAAGTCGCCGGGTACTCGACTGGGCGATGACGAACTTCGAGAAAAGGCGCATTTTCTCCAATGGCGAAACGATCGGCGAAGCGAGCGTCTATGGCGGCGCAGCGTCTCGTGTCTCGCTGGTTGCCGCCGGCCCGGTCGATTTGCTGCTTCCGGTCAACAATCCGGAACGGCTGACGGCGAGGATCGTCTATAAATGGCCACTGGCAGCGCCGGTGGCGGCCGGTCAGCAAGTGGGCGTCGTCAAACTCTGGAACGGCGACAAGCTGCTGAGGGAAGTTCCGGTCAAAACGGCCGAGGCGGTAGAACCCGGCACGCTCACTAGCCGTGCGCTCGATGCGCTTCAGGAACTCCTGTTCTTCTGGCTGTGA
- a CDS encoding septal ring lytic transglycosylase RlpA family protein: MTSDRKAAYLAGGIRLAAVPLLCAALAACGSASSVKTTKSRSTEYFAESVYGVKASPRVATGRNIPKGGGRYQVGKAYQVKGRWYQPKEDFGYNKTGVASWYGSAFHGRMTANGEVYDKYHLSAAHPTFPLPSYARVTNMENGTSVIVRVNDRGPYEYGRIIDVSSKTADMLDIKRKGSAKVRVQYVGRAPLEGNDMPYLMASYVTKGDRSPGVRPEGQIATGVMVASNEPLRNQVQDLGTVTVPAKSRLDTGVPVNALAAPAQGFPTPRSMTEFVLLPEIGPIPTERPELIPLPDGTLAYAAAYVEVRVSDKASPFEAIMVDPNPLTPESILAYAKRQQGAI; the protein is encoded by the coding sequence ATGACTTCCGATAGAAAAGCGGCATACCTTGCGGGGGGAATACGGCTCGCAGCCGTTCCATTACTGTGCGCGGCACTTGCCGCTTGCGGATCGGCATCCAGTGTCAAGACGACTAAGTCGCGAAGCACGGAGTACTTCGCCGAATCCGTCTATGGGGTCAAAGCCAGCCCCCGGGTCGCCACCGGCCGCAACATCCCCAAGGGCGGCGGCCGCTATCAGGTGGGCAAAGCCTATCAGGTCAAGGGCAGATGGTATCAGCCGAAAGAGGATTTCGGCTATAACAAGACCGGTGTCGCGTCCTGGTACGGGTCGGCCTTTCACGGTCGCATGACCGCTAACGGCGAAGTCTACGACAAGTATCACCTCTCGGCCGCGCACCCGACTTTCCCGCTGCCGAGCTATGCCCGCGTCACCAATATGGAGAACGGCACTTCGGTTATCGTGCGTGTCAATGATCGCGGTCCCTATGAATACGGCCGGATCATCGATGTATCGTCGAAGACGGCGGACATGCTCGACATCAAGCGCAAGGGAAGTGCCAAGGTCCGCGTTCAATATGTCGGCCGGGCACCTCTCGAGGGCAACGACATGCCTTATCTTATGGCGTCCTATGTCACCAAAGGCGATCGCAGCCCGGGTGTGAGGCCGGAAGGACAGATCGCGACGGGTGTCATGGTCGCATCGAACGAGCCGTTGCGCAATCAGGTGCAAGACCTCGGCACCGTCACTGTCCCAGCCAAATCGCGGCTCGACACGGGAGTCCCGGTGAATGCCCTTGCCGCGCCGGCGCAAGGCTTTCCGACGCCGCGTTCGATGACCGAGTTCGTGCTGCTGCCGGAGATCGGGCCGATCCCGACCGAGAGACCGGAATTGATCCCGCTGCCGGACGGCACCTTGGCCTATGCTGCGGCCTATGTCGAAGTGCGGGTCAGCGACAAGGCCTCGCCGTTCGAAGCGATCATGGTCGACCCCAATCCGCTGACGCCCGAGTCGATCCTTGCCTATGCAAAGCGGCAGCAAGGCGCCATTTGA
- a CDS encoding membrane protein, translating into MANDELSAGFTGTPTEPPTGVRKVAKTATDAVSREANAVVVGAADHPYTATGLALTVGLAFAIGYVLGRSSVDNGRSYWR; encoded by the coding sequence ATGGCCAACGACGAACTGAGCGCCGGCTTCACCGGGACGCCGACCGAACCGCCCACTGGTGTCCGAAAGGTAGCGAAGACAGCCACCGACGCAGTGAGCCGCGAAGCAAACGCTGTGGTGGTCGGGGCCGCGGATCACCCATACACCGCAACTGGCTTGGCGCTCACAGTCGGCCTCGCCTTCGCGATCGGTTATGTTTTGGGCCGATCGTCAGTCGACAACGGGCGGAGTTACTGGCGATAG
- a CDS encoding HNH endonuclease yields MRPECLSRKARSAFVCWNFWRRRSSKSRTARLLPLDAETIEHLERRAEGGSKRRDNVALACLRCNRERGAMDWLTYTTWRRGEFFEILWRFLSCLWPARAQLAPTQAARRPAVLFLSRAASIASNSARCRLTIGPKHNRSRRRGRL; encoded by the coding sequence ATGCGGCCGGAGTGCCTCAGTCGGAAGGCGAGATCCGCGTTCGTATGCTGGAATTTCTGGCGCAGGCGATCGAGCAAGTCCAGAACAGCTAGGCTCCTGCCACTCGACGCTGAGACGATCGAGCACCTCGAGCGGCGCGCTGAGGGAGGAAGCAAGCGCCGCGACAACGTTGCGCTCGCGTGCCTCCGCTGCAACAGAGAACGTGGCGCGATGGATTGGTTGACATACACGACCTGGCGGCGAGGTGAGTTTTTCGAGATTCTCTGGCGATTTCTGAGTTGCCTATGGCCGGCGCGAGCACAACTTGCGCCTACACAAGCAGCGCGCCGGCCCGCCGTACTCTTTTTGTCTCGCGCGGCGTCTATCGCCAGTAACTCCGCCCGTTGTCGACTGACGATCGGCCCAAAACATAACCGATCGCGAAGGCGAGGCCGACTGTGA
- a CDS encoding DUF1476 domain-containing protein, which translates to MTTMQDREKAFEAKFALDEELRFKALARRNRQLGLWAAGLLNKSDPEAYARDVIAADFEEAGHEDVVRKIKADFDAAGVPQSEGEIRVRMLEFLAQAIEQVQNS; encoded by the coding sequence ATGACGACGATGCAGGATCGCGAGAAGGCCTTCGAGGCGAAGTTTGCGCTGGACGAAGAGTTGAGGTTCAAGGCCTTGGCACGGCGCAACAGGCAGCTCGGCCTTTGGGCCGCAGGTCTCCTGAATAAGTCGGACCCGGAAGCCTATGCCCGGGACGTCATTGCCGCCGATTTCGAGGAAGCGGGCCACGAAGATGTCGTGCGCAAGATCAAGGCTGACTTCGATGCGGCCGGAGTGCCTCAGTCGGAAGGCGAGATCCGCGTTCGTATGCTGGAATTTCTGGCGCAGGCGATCGAGCAAGTCCAGAACAGCTAG
- the purC gene encoding phosphoribosylaminoimidazolesuccinocarboxamide synthase, with protein MNRRRRIYEGKAKILYEGPEPGTLIQFFKDDATAFNKKKHDVIDGKGVLNNRISEYIFTHLNKIGIPTHFIRRLNMREQLIKEVEIIPLEIVVRNVAAGSLAKRLGIEEGTVLPRSIIEFYYKADALDDPMVSEEHITAFGWASPQELDDIMALAIRINDFLSGLFLGVGIQLVDFKIECGRLYEGDMMRIILADEISPDSCRLWDVETKEKMDKDRFRRDMGGLVEAYQEVARRLGIINENEPPRGSGPVLVK; from the coding sequence ATGAATCGTCGCCGCCGTATCTACGAGGGCAAGGCCAAGATCCTTTATGAGGGCCCGGAACCGGGCACGCTGATCCAGTTCTTCAAGGATGATGCGACCGCCTTCAACAAGAAGAAACATGACGTCATCGACGGCAAGGGCGTGCTCAACAACCGGATTTCCGAGTACATCTTCACCCATCTGAACAAGATCGGCATTCCGACTCACTTCATTCGCCGACTCAACATGCGCGAGCAACTGATCAAGGAAGTGGAGATCATTCCGCTCGAGATCGTCGTGCGCAACGTTGCCGCCGGCTCGCTCGCAAAGCGTCTCGGCATCGAGGAAGGCACGGTGCTGCCGCGCTCGATCATCGAGTTCTATTATAAGGCCGATGCGCTCGACGACCCGATGGTGTCGGAAGAGCACATCACCGCCTTCGGCTGGGCAAGCCCGCAGGAACTCGACGATATCATGGCGCTCGCCATCCGCATCAACGACTTCCTTTCCGGCCTTTTCCTCGGCGTCGGCATCCAGCTCGTCGACTTTAAGATCGAGTGCGGCCGCCTCTACGAAGGCGACATGATGCGCATCATCCTGGCCGATGAGATTTCGCCCGACAGCTGCCGCCTGTGGGACGTCGAAACCAAGGAAAAGATGGACAAGGATCGGTTCCGCCGAGACATGGGCGGGCTGGTCGAGGCCTATCAGGAAGTGGCCCGCCGTCTCGGCATCATCAACGAGAACGAGCCGCCGCGCGGTTCCGGCCCAGTGCTCGTCAAATAG
- the purS gene encoding phosphoribosylformylglycinamidine synthase subunit PurS: MIKARVTVTLKNGVLDPQGKAIEGALGALGFDGIGQVRQGKVFDLQLETADKAKAEAELKAMCEKLLANTVIENYSISLA, from the coding sequence GTGATCAAGGCACGCGTAACCGTGACGCTGAAGAATGGTGTTTTGGATCCGCAGGGCAAGGCCATCGAGGGGGCGCTGGGGGCGCTTGGCTTCGACGGCATCGGCCAGGTCCGCCAGGGCAAGGTGTTCGACCTGCAGCTCGAGACAGCGGACAAGGCCAAGGCCGAAGCAGAGCTCAAGGCCATGTGCGAAAAGCTGCTCGCCAACACCGTGATTGAAAACTACAGCATCTCCCTCGCCTGA
- the purQ gene encoding phosphoribosylformylglycinamidine synthase subunit PurQ, with protein MKSAVVQLPGLNRDRDMIAALTKISGKAPVTVWQTETEIPDVDLIVIPGGFSYGDYLRCGAIAARMPVMQAIKSKAEQGVRVLGVCNGFQILVEAGLLPGALMRNASLKFVCREVKLEVVNADTDFTRAYAEGQVIRSPVAHHDGNYFADAETLKAVEGNGQVVFRYTEDTNPNGSINDIAGVMNDRGNVLGMMPHPENLIEVAHGGSDGRGIFASALDVIAA; from the coding sequence ATGAAGTCAGCCGTCGTTCAGCTTCCAGGCCTCAACCGTGATCGCGACATGATCGCGGCGCTCACGAAGATCTCCGGCAAGGCTCCGGTGACCGTATGGCAGACCGAGACGGAAATTCCGGATGTCGACCTGATCGTCATTCCCGGCGGCTTTTCCTACGGTGACTACCTGCGCTGCGGTGCGATTGCCGCACGCATGCCGGTGATGCAGGCAATCAAATCCAAGGCCGAGCAAGGCGTGCGCGTCCTCGGCGTCTGCAACGGTTTCCAGATCCTCGTCGAAGCGGGTCTGCTGCCCGGCGCACTGATGCGCAATGCCTCGCTGAAATTCGTCTGCCGCGAGGTGAAGCTCGAAGTCGTCAATGCCGATACGGATTTCACGCGTGCCTATGCCGAGGGCCAGGTGATCCGCAGCCCTGTCGCGCACCACGACGGCAACTATTTCGCCGACGCCGAAACGTTGAAGGCGGTCGAGGGCAATGGCCAGGTCGTCTTCCGCTATACCGAGGACACCAATCCGAACGGCTCGATCAACGACATTGCCGGCGTGATGAACGACAGGGGCAATGTTCTTGGCATGATGCCGCATCCGGAAAACCTCATCGAGGTCGCCCATGGCGGCTCGGACGGTCGCGGCATCTTCGCCTCGGCGCTCGATGTAATCGCTGCTTAA
- a CDS encoding DUF1127 domain-containing protein gives MVTIIYIATIALSIITTRQDLNGTQVNAMSTIDTIRLSPQRTKNSAFRASPGDENILARLWRAYCTLAAKRRSRLELGDLSVDQLKDIGVTEAEARREAAIPFWR, from the coding sequence ATGGTGACAATTATCTATATTGCCACGATTGCCCTGTCAATTATTACAACAAGACAAGACTTAAACGGCACACAGGTCAATGCAATGAGTACAATTGATACAATCCGATTGTCACCGCAAAGGACCAAGAACTCCGCGTTTCGGGCTTCGCCTGGTGACGAGAATATTCTGGCTCGGCTCTGGCGTGCCTATTGCACTTTAGCCGCCAAGAGGCGCAGCCGTCTGGAGCTTGGCGATTTGAGCGTCGACCAGCTCAAGGATATCGGCGTCACCGAGGCGGAGGCCCGGCGAGAGGCCGCCATTCCGTTCTGGCGTTAG
- a CDS encoding aminotransferase-like domain-containing protein → MTTTWLPDIQQGHGPLYARIADQIEQAIGNGALPVGTKLPPQRNLAFDIGVTIGTIGRAYNIVRERGLVSGEVGRGTYVLDHPESRPPEQADPLTTSLAGTRPIVAPPGKLRFDSTAAPDIGQGDILARLLGDISREHHADIASYARNFPDHWFEAGAQWLASGRFRPAPECIVPTLGAHAAVIAVISAVTSPGDRIAFETLTYSQVSRSAGLIGRRITLMASDEFGLIPEDFERVCAQQHPKLAFLMPSAQNPTVAIMPFERRQAVAEIARKYGVWLVEDNLYGSMTGDPIPLLAELAPERTFLVGGLSKSVAAGVRGGWVACPPHFSQRIRIAHKMISGGLPFLLAELCARLVLSGAASSLRGRGVEEIGERVAMAREIFAGFEFNSHPKVPFLWLKLPEPWLSGTFKQAALQEGVLIDDEDEFKAGRADRVFHRIRIGFSSPAKRADVEAGFHILRRLLDSGRTGYDSFD, encoded by the coding sequence ATGACAACTACTTGGCTTCCCGACATACAGCAGGGACACGGCCCGCTTTACGCGCGGATCGCCGACCAGATCGAGCAGGCGATCGGCAATGGGGCGCTGCCCGTCGGCACCAAGCTGCCGCCGCAACGCAACCTCGCCTTCGATATCGGGGTGACGATCGGCACGATTGGCCGGGCATACAATATCGTGCGGGAGCGCGGTCTCGTCAGTGGTGAGGTCGGCCGCGGCACCTATGTGCTCGATCATCCGGAGAGCAGACCGCCCGAACAGGCCGATCCGCTCACCACCTCGCTTGCCGGTACCCGGCCGATCGTCGCACCGCCCGGCAAGCTGCGCTTCGACAGTACGGCGGCGCCGGACATCGGTCAGGGTGACATACTGGCGAGATTGCTCGGCGACATTAGCCGGGAGCACCACGCGGACATCGCAAGCTATGCCCGGAATTTTCCGGATCATTGGTTCGAAGCGGGCGCGCAGTGGCTGGCGAGCGGTCGTTTCCGGCCCGCACCGGAATGCATCGTGCCGACGCTCGGCGCGCACGCCGCGGTCATCGCAGTTATTTCTGCCGTCACCTCGCCAGGCGACCGCATCGCCTTCGAGACCCTCACCTATTCGCAGGTGAGCCGCAGCGCCGGGCTGATCGGGCGCCGAATCACGTTGATGGCAAGCGACGAGTTCGGCTTGATACCGGAGGATTTCGAGCGCGTCTGTGCCCAGCAGCATCCGAAGCTCGCATTCCTGATGCCCAGTGCGCAGAACCCAACGGTAGCAATCATGCCGTTCGAGCGGCGCCAGGCGGTCGCTGAGATCGCCAGGAAATACGGCGTCTGGCTGGTCGAGGACAATCTCTACGGTTCGATGACCGGTGACCCCATTCCGCTGCTTGCCGAACTCGCGCCAGAGCGGACCTTCCTCGTCGGCGGCCTGTCGAAGTCCGTCGCCGCCGGTGTGCGCGGCGGCTGGGTGGCCTGTCCGCCGCATTTCAGCCAGCGCATCCGCATCGCCCACAAGATGATCAGCGGCGGCCTCCCCTTCCTCCTTGCCGAGCTTTGCGCGCGGCTGGTCCTTTCGGGGGCCGCATCTTCATTGCGCGGTCGCGGCGTCGAGGAAATCGGCGAGCGCGTCGCCATGGCGCGGGAAATCTTCGCCGGCTTCGAGTTCAACTCCCATCCCAAGGTGCCCTTCCTCTGGCTGAAGCTGCCGGAGCCGTGGCTGTCGGGAACCTTCAAGCAGGCGGCACTCCAGGAAGGCGTGCTGATCGATGACGAGGACGAATTCAAGGCTGGCCGGGCCGATCGCGTCTTCCACCGCATCCGTATCGGCTTCTCCTCGCCGGCCAAGCGCGCCGACGTGGAAGCGGGATTCCACATCCTAAGACGCCTGCTCGACAGCGGCCGGACCGGCTACGACAGCTTCGATTGA
- a CDS encoding acyloxyacyl hydrolase, with amino-acid sequence MLSSTWLGSRDRVVRSTAISVLLGCALATSVHAEEPIFDELRFGATTSIGDGDNQEDGVFPSVTVFFDPFGADNAGGFVEKVLRPRVHAGASIATASNGVNQIYGGFSWDADITERFFVELGAGATVHDGDLNDDGASGPKLGCRLMFREYAAAGFRFDDHWNLSATVEHSSNANLCNGPNDGLTRAGLMLGYKF; translated from the coding sequence ATGCTCTCTTCAACTTGGCTTGGGAGTCGGGATCGAGTCGTTCGCTCTACGGCTATCTCGGTACTGCTCGGATGCGCTTTAGCGACCTCCGTCCATGCGGAAGAGCCAATTTTCGATGAACTGCGTTTCGGTGCCACGACCTCCATCGGCGACGGCGACAATCAGGAAGACGGCGTCTTCCCGTCCGTCACGGTCTTTTTTGACCCATTTGGTGCGGACAATGCCGGCGGCTTTGTCGAAAAGGTCCTGCGGCCACGGGTGCACGCCGGAGCCTCGATCGCGACCGCGTCGAACGGCGTCAACCAGATCTATGGCGGCTTCAGCTGGGATGCCGATATCACCGAACGCTTCTTCGTCGAACTGGGCGCGGGCGCGACGGTCCACGACGGCGACCTCAACGACGATGGAGCGAGCGGACCGAAGCTCGGCTGCCGGCTGATGTTTCGCGAGTATGCCGCCGCCGGCTTTCGTTTCGACGACCACTGGAACCTTTCGGCAACCGTGGAACACTCCTCGAATGCCAATCTTTGCAACGGGCCCAACGACGGTCTGACCCGTGCGGGCCTGATGCTCGGCTACAAGTTCTAA